In a genomic window of Argonema galeatum A003/A1:
- a CDS encoding class I fructose-bisphosphate aldolase, translated as MSTTLSMPSSLESLLGEEAEELLSYKAKVSKDLLHLPGPDSVDRIFAVSDRNPQVLRSLQQLYSTGRLANTGYLSILPVDQGIEHSAGASFAPNPIYFDPENIVKLALAAGCNAVATTLGVLGMVSRKYAHKIPFIVKLNHNELLTYPNKYDQIMFASVEQAWNLGAVAVGATIYFGSEESTRQIQEVSQAFALAHEYGIATILWCYLRNNAFKQDKDYHLAADLTGQANHLGVTIEADIIKQKLPENNNGYGAVAKATGQKYGMTNDLVYTDLTTDHPIDLTRYQVLNCYCGRAGLINSGGASGKNDFAEAVRTAVINKRAGGTGLISGRKTFQRPFEEGVKLFNAIQDVYLSPEVTIA; from the coding sequence ATGAGTACAACCTTATCTATGCCCAGTTCTCTTGAATCCTTGCTGGGTGAAGAAGCAGAAGAACTCCTCAGTTATAAAGCGAAAGTTTCTAAAGATTTATTGCATCTGCCAGGGCCAGACTCGGTAGACCGGATTTTTGCGGTGAGCGATCGCAATCCCCAAGTTTTGCGTAGCCTGCAACAACTATATTCTACCGGGCGTCTCGCCAACACGGGTTATCTTTCTATCCTGCCAGTAGACCAAGGTATCGAACACTCTGCGGGTGCTTCCTTTGCGCCCAATCCAATCTATTTTGACCCGGAAAATATTGTTAAACTGGCTCTAGCAGCTGGTTGCAATGCGGTTGCTACCACCCTGGGCGTTTTGGGCATGGTTTCTCGCAAATATGCCCACAAAATCCCCTTCATTGTCAAGCTAAATCACAACGAACTGCTTACTTATCCCAATAAATATGACCAGATAATGTTCGCCTCTGTCGAACAAGCCTGGAATTTGGGAGCGGTTGCCGTAGGTGCTACAATTTACTTCGGCTCAGAGGAATCGACTCGCCAAATTCAAGAAGTGAGCCAAGCCTTTGCTCTCGCCCACGAATACGGTATCGCAACTATCCTCTGGTGTTATCTGCGAAACAACGCATTTAAACAAGATAAAGATTATCACCTTGCGGCAGACCTCACCGGACAGGCAAATCACTTGGGCGTTACGATCGAAGCTGACATCATTAAACAGAAATTGCCTGAGAACAATAATGGCTATGGGGCTGTTGCTAAAGCTACCGGCCAGAAATACGGGATGACGAATGACCTGGTTTACACAGATTTGACGACAGATCACCCGATCGACCTTACCCGCTATCAGGTGCTAAATTGCTACTGCGGTCGTGCTGGACTGATTAACTCCGGCGGTGCTTCTGGTAAAAACGACTTTGCGGAAGCAGTTCGCACGGCGGTGATTAACAAAAGGGCTGGTGGTACGGGATTGATTTCCGGTCGCAAGACGTTCCAGCGTCCGTTTGAGGAGGGCGTGAAGCTGTTTAACGCTATCCAGGATGTTTATTTGTCGCCAGAGGTGACGATCGCGTAA
- a CDS encoding Uma2 family endonuclease, which produces MVLEVAPQPQTPIVTWEKLPEDFILPDDPVENIQQPPLAAALTDALGAADRIEPSMLIGSNFGLVATVNQKTVVKAPDWFYVPRVLPIADNVVRRSYTPNSEGDRVAIVMEFLSETDAGEYSIRPTFPYGKLHFYEQILQVPTYIIFDPHTPTLEVRRLQDDRYRLQEPIAAGRFFLPEIELFLGSWYGTRLGMTTHWLRWWDEAGNLLLWSSEQADLERQRAEQERQRAEQERQRAEQERQRAEQERQRAEQEHQRAEQERQRADVLAAKLRELGVDPNRLT; this is translated from the coding sequence ATGGTTCTCGAAGTCGCTCCGCAACCCCAAACGCCGATCGTGACTTGGGAAAAGCTTCCAGAGGACTTTATTCTGCCCGATGACCCTGTGGAAAATATTCAACAGCCTCCCTTGGCGGCAGCATTGACGGATGCGCTGGGTGCAGCCGATCGAATTGAGCCCTCAATGCTGATAGGCTCGAACTTTGGCCTAGTGGCAACGGTGAACCAAAAAACCGTAGTCAAAGCACCCGATTGGTTCTATGTCCCGCGTGTATTGCCGATCGCGGATAATGTAGTGCGTCGCAGTTACACACCGAATTCGGAAGGCGATAGAGTTGCGATCGTCATGGAATTTCTTTCGGAAACCGACGCTGGAGAATATTCTATTCGCCCCACCTTTCCCTATGGCAAGCTGCACTTCTACGAGCAAATTCTTCAAGTTCCGACATACATAATTTTCGATCCCCACACACCGACCTTGGAAGTGCGTCGCCTCCAGGACGATCGCTATCGATTGCAGGAGCCGATCGCCGCCGGACGCTTCTTTCTTCCCGAAATCGAGTTATTCCTGGGAAGTTGGTACGGCACTCGCTTAGGGATGACGACTCATTGGTTACGCTGGTGGGATGAAGCCGGTAACTTGTTGTTGTGGAGTTCGGAGCAAGCAGACCTGGAACGCCAACGCGCCGAGCAAGAACGCCAACGCGCTGAGCAAGAACGTCAACGCGCTGAGCAAGAACGTCAACGCGCTGAGCAAGAACGTCAACGCGCTGAGCAAGAACACCAACGCGCTGAGCAAGAACGTCAACGCGCCGATGTTTTAGCAGCCAAGCTACGGGAATTGGGCGTCGATCCAAACCGCCTCACTTAA
- a CDS encoding sensor histidine kinase produces MQFIKIILKQTKRIWKKLDPFSLRSRLTIGIAAVSALGLSGVAIWTSWQMQQQLIVTHQKNIENIAKRFPRDVQLYSEMLPVETGLQKAINNLTTEDILLWVRYPDGSIAAQSPNFLFGTESAFATKLMSLAEMPQQPEVYALNGRYWVLCGAVLEVKGQMLGKVYIARDITRDREMFLIVIRNLWIASILSILGITGAIALYIQKSLQPLLQLSQLAGTISPDNLNKVKLDLDRAPSEVKELAKMWDMMLSRLSQAWEQQREFVGNVSHELRTPLTIVHGYLQSTLRRGNNLTEPQREALEIAASEAERTIRLLQDLLDLARADSGYLHLHLEPLMLNDLVAEVVGMAEQFSHRVVISEAHTKLIEVKSDRNRLKQVLLNLIDNALKYSDGEAAVILKLDCQDDRAIIQVCDRGGGISLQHQSRIFERFYRVDEARARSTGGTGLGLSIVKTLVEGMGGNVKVRSKLGEGSVFTVTLPAQLSK; encoded by the coding sequence ATGCAATTTATCAAGATTATATTGAAACAAACAAAGCGAATTTGGAAAAAGTTAGATCCATTCTCCTTGCGATCGCGCCTGACAATTGGGATTGCCGCAGTTTCAGCATTGGGTTTGAGTGGCGTCGCCATCTGGACTAGCTGGCAAATGCAGCAGCAGTTAATAGTTACTCATCAGAAAAATATCGAGAATATTGCTAAGCGATTTCCTCGCGATGTGCAACTCTACAGCGAGATGTTGCCCGTGGAAACTGGGTTGCAAAAAGCTATTAATAATCTGACGACTGAGGATATTCTGTTGTGGGTGAGATATCCTGATGGTAGTATTGCGGCTCAATCGCCTAATTTTTTGTTTGGCACCGAAAGCGCTTTTGCTACCAAACTCATGTCCCTTGCAGAAATGCCGCAGCAGCCGGAAGTTTACGCACTGAATGGACGCTACTGGGTGCTGTGCGGTGCCGTCTTAGAAGTGAAGGGTCAAATGCTGGGCAAAGTCTACATCGCACGGGATATCACTCGCGATCGAGAGATGTTTTTAATAGTGATTCGCAACTTGTGGATTGCCAGTATTTTATCAATCTTAGGGATAACAGGTGCGATCGCACTCTACATTCAGAAATCTCTCCAACCGTTGCTACAGTTGAGTCAGCTAGCTGGAACTATTTCTCCTGATAATTTGAATAAGGTAAAGCTAGATCTCGATCGGGCCCCAAGCGAAGTCAAAGAATTAGCGAAAATGTGGGATATGATGTTGTCTCGTCTGTCGCAAGCATGGGAACAACAACGAGAATTTGTCGGCAATGTTTCCCACGAATTACGGACACCTCTAACTATTGTTCACGGTTATTTGCAAAGTACGCTCAGGCGGGGCAACAATCTAACTGAACCGCAGCGAGAAGCTTTGGAAATTGCCGCTTCGGAAGCAGAACGTACAATTAGATTATTGCAAGATTTATTGGATTTGGCAAGAGCAGATAGCGGTTATTTACATTTACATTTAGAACCGCTGATGTTGAACGATCTTGTGGCGGAAGTTGTGGGAATGGCAGAACAATTTAGTCATCGTGTGGTTATAAGTGAAGCTCATACTAAATTGATAGAAGTGAAATCCGATCGAAATCGTCTCAAACAAGTGCTGCTTAACTTGATAGACAATGCGCTGAAATATTCCGACGGCGAAGCAGCTGTAATCTTGAAATTAGATTGTCAGGACGATCGGGCCATTATTCAAGTGTGCGATCGGGGTGGCGGCATTTCTTTGCAACATCAAAGCCGCATTTTTGAGCGGTTTTATCGCGTCGATGAAGCGAGGGCGCGTTCCACTGGTGGTACTGGTTTGGGGTTATCAATTGTGAAAACGCTGGTCGAGGGAATGGGGGGAAATGTCAAGGTCCGATCGAAACTAGGTGAAGGTAGTGTATTTACGGTTACTTTGCCTGCACAGTTATCAAAATAA
- a CDS encoding pyridoxal phosphate-dependent aminotransferase, which yields MKLAARVSQVAPSLTLAIAAKAKAMKVVGIDVCSFSAGEPDFDTPEHIKTAAKQALDEGKTKYGPSAGEPKLREAIAHKLKTQNGLGYTADNVIVTNGGKHSLFNLMLALIEDRAEVIIPAPYWLSYPEMVKLASGVPVIVPTDEKNNYKITPEQLRQAITPKTRLFILNSPSNPTGAVYTPDEIKALAEVVVEKDILVVSDEIYEKIIYDGVKHLSIGAVSPAVFDRTIISSGFAKAYSMTGWRIGYLAGPVELIKAVSTIQGHSTSNVCTFAQYGAIAALSSPQDCVEEMRQAFALRRQVMFERLNAIPGLTCPKPDGAFYLFVNITQTGMTSLEFCDALLESEQVAAIPGIAFGADDCIRLSYATDMTSIEKGMERMDRFVRSRT from the coding sequence ATGAAGCTGGCAGCACGAGTTAGTCAGGTAGCGCCTTCCCTAACGTTAGCGATCGCCGCCAAAGCCAAGGCGATGAAGGTGGTGGGAATAGATGTGTGTAGTTTCAGCGCTGGTGAACCGGATTTCGATACACCAGAGCATATCAAAACTGCTGCCAAGCAGGCTCTGGATGAGGGTAAGACCAAGTATGGCCCTTCCGCTGGGGAGCCGAAGTTGCGGGAGGCGATCGCGCACAAGCTGAAAACGCAAAATGGACTCGGTTACACGGCTGATAACGTGATTGTTACCAATGGTGGCAAGCATTCTTTATTCAACCTGATGCTGGCGCTGATCGAAGATCGGGCGGAAGTAATTATTCCAGCTCCCTATTGGCTGAGTTATCCAGAAATGGTGAAGCTGGCAAGCGGTGTCCCAGTAATTGTCCCCACTGATGAGAAAAATAACTACAAAATTACGCCAGAGCAACTGCGTCAGGCGATAACGCCCAAAACCCGCTTATTTATCCTCAATTCTCCCTCTAATCCCACAGGCGCAGTTTATACACCAGATGAGATTAAGGCGCTTGCAGAGGTGGTAGTTGAGAAAGATATTTTGGTTGTTTCTGACGAAATTTACGAGAAAATCATCTACGACGGGGTAAAACACCTCAGCATTGGCGCGGTTAGTCCAGCAGTTTTCGATCGCACAATTATCAGCAGTGGTTTTGCCAAAGCTTACTCGATGACGGGTTGGCGAATAGGCTATTTGGCGGGGCCCGTTGAGTTAATTAAAGCTGTGAGTACCATCCAAGGACACAGTACATCGAATGTCTGTACTTTTGCCCAGTATGGTGCGATCGCCGCTTTGTCAAGTCCGCAAGACTGTGTGGAAGAGATGCGCCAAGCTTTTGCTCTTCGGCGTCAGGTGATGTTTGAACGCCTTAACGCTATCCCTGGTTTAACTTGTCCCAAACCAGATGGTGCCTTTTACCTGTTTGTCAATATCACCCAAACTGGCATGACTTCTCTGGAATTTTGCGATGCACTGCTAGAATCTGAGCAAGTTGCGGCTATCCCCGGTATTGCTTTTGGTGCAGATGACTGTATCCGCCTGTCTTACGCGACTGACATGACTTCAATTGAGAAGGGGATGGAACGCATGGATAGGTTTGTGCGATCGCGTACCTAA
- a CDS encoding ribbon-helix-helix domain-containing protein: MPIENLSISLPVYLVDFIEKYKTSHQYQSPSQVIEAALKLLQNWELEEAYRQASEEIDSDWDITIGDGLTDETW, translated from the coding sequence ATGCCGATTGAAAATTTATCTATTTCCTTACCAGTCTATTTAGTAGACTTCATTGAGAAATACAAAACTTCCCATCAATACCAGTCTCCATCCCAAGTGATTGAAGCGGCGTTGAAATTATTGCAAAATTGGGAATTAGAAGAAGCTTATCGACAAGCTTCTGAAGAAATTGACTCAGATTGGGATATAACAATTGGGGATGGATTGACAGATGAAACGTGGTGA
- a CDS encoding WD40 repeat domain-containing protein, whose translation MLAFQEEDEKFFFGRETFVDGLVRVVQQQPLVAVIGSSGSGKSSVVLAGLIPKLREAGSWLIESFRPNKQPFYELAAALISQLEPELGKTDKNIKAKELAASIRQHGFTADVSAILKDKPGKRLLLVIDQFEELYTGCTDTEQQQFVDALLAAVESASPAVTLVLTLRADFYSYVVNYPPFTEALNKYPAKNITLMKAEEMQAAIERPAEKMGVKLQEKLTQRILDDVKQEPGNLPLLEFALTQLWEKQSQGLLTHQAYSEIGGVAKALSNHAEAVYGKLSEQEQKQAQRIFLQLVRPGEGTEDTRRVATRGEVGEECWELIRRTDGLAGVRLVVTGRNEATEEKTVEVVHEALIREWGQLQEWIENDRAFLTWRHQLRTQMATWNSEGQDEEALLPGKPLVIAEDWLKKRTSDLINEREYIEQSLNLRQQEQEKQKRSRQTTISVLTVFSALALFLAGFAGVQWRQTQFQKQQLEISQGELRINYSNALFNEEGQQFDALIEALRGAKLLRSKANLPIEAVTALRQGIYRVQERNRLEGHSNWINSVTFSPDGKTLASGSRDTTIKLWDVKTGKLIRTIEHSGSIVSLSFSPDGKTLASGGGDNTIKLWNVNTGQEIKTLTKQGKYGFSISFSPDGKTLASGSEEKTIKIWDVKTGKEIITLNGHKADINSVSFSRDGKILASGSTDKSIKLWDVKTGKEIKTLNGHSDRVRSVSFSPDGKTLASGSDDNTIKIWNVATGKEIKTLSGHNAFIYSVSFSPDGKTLASGSDDNTMKLWNVATGEETINFNEHKDSISSVSFSPDGKTLASGSFDKTIKIWNVSIGEEKSLKGHKDSIFSVSFSPDGKTLASGGFDNTIKLWNVDTGKAKTLKGHKDAIQSLSFSPDGKTLASGSRDKTIKLWNVATGKVKKTLNGHSNTVYSVSFSHDGKTLASGSADKTIKLWDVAKGKEIKTLNGHSDEVNSVSFSHDGKTLASGSDDKTIKLWDVAKGKEIKTLNGHDSLVYSVSFSPDGKTLASGSDDKTIKLWNIDTGEKIRTLNGHSDSVRSVSFSPDGKTLASGSDDKTIQLWDVDTGKKITIDRDSDGHSEAVNSVSFSADGKTLASGSGDTTVILWNLDFDDLLVRSCNWMRPYLQNNPNVSKSDKQLCDGIGTKK comes from the coding sequence TTGTTGGCATTTCAGGAGGAGGATGAAAAGTTTTTCTTTGGGCGGGAAACGTTTGTTGATGGGTTAGTTCGAGTTGTACAGCAACAGCCTTTAGTCGCTGTAATTGGTTCTTCGGGTAGCGGCAAGTCTTCCGTTGTATTGGCGGGACTGATTCCCAAGTTGCGAGAAGCGGGAAGCTGGTTAATTGAGTCTTTTCGTCCGAATAAACAACCATTTTACGAGCTTGCTGCTGCTCTCATCAGTCAGCTAGAACCCGAACTTGGCAAAACGGATAAGAATATTAAAGCCAAAGAACTTGCCGCATCTATCCGCCAGCATGGTTTTACAGCCGATGTGTCAGCAATTCTCAAGGATAAGCCTGGAAAGCGTCTGCTGCTGGTGATTGACCAGTTTGAGGAACTTTATACCGGATGCACGGATACAGAGCAACAGCAGTTTGTCGATGCGTTGCTGGCAGCAGTTGAGTCAGCTTCTCCCGCAGTTACCCTGGTGTTAACGCTACGGGCAGATTTTTATAGTTATGTGGTGAATTATCCCCCCTTCACCGAAGCGTTAAACAAGTACCCGGCAAAGAATATCACGCTGATGAAAGCGGAGGAGATGCAAGCAGCAATTGAGCGCCCTGCTGAGAAAATGGGGGTGAAACTGCAGGAAAAACTGACACAGCGAATTCTGGATGATGTGAAACAGGAACCGGGAAACTTGCCGTTGCTGGAGTTTGCGCTGACTCAACTGTGGGAAAAGCAGAGTCAGGGACTATTGACGCATCAGGCATACTCAGAGATTGGGGGAGTGGCAAAGGCACTGAGCAATCATGCCGAAGCGGTTTATGGCAAGCTGAGTGAGCAAGAGCAGAAACAGGCACAACGGATTTTTTTACAGTTAGTGCGTCCGGGGGAAGGGACGGAGGATACCCGACGGGTGGCGACTCGTGGGGAGGTGGGTGAGGAATGTTGGGAGTTGATCCGGCGCACAGATGGTTTAGCGGGTGTGCGTTTGGTGGTTACGGGACGCAATGAAGCCACAGAGGAAAAAACGGTTGAGGTTGTCCACGAGGCGTTGATTCGAGAATGGGGACAGTTGCAGGAATGGATAGAAAATGACCGCGCTTTTCTCACTTGGCGGCATCAACTGCGGACACAAATGGCGACATGGAACTCTGAGGGTCAAGATGAAGAGGCTTTGTTACCGGGAAAACCTCTGGTTATTGCTGAAGATTGGTTAAAAAAGCGCACATCAGACTTGATAAATGAGCGGGAATATATCGAGCAAAGTTTGAACCTGCGGCAACAAGAGCAAGAGAAACAGAAACGCAGTCGGCAGACGACTATTTCAGTGTTGACGGTCTTTTCAGCACTTGCTCTGTTTTTGGCAGGATTCGCGGGGGTGCAATGGCGGCAAACACAATTTCAAAAGCAACAACTTGAAATTAGCCAAGGGGAACTTAGGATTAATTATTCAAATGCACTCTTTAATGAAGAAGGCCAACAGTTTGATGCACTGATTGAAGCTTTGCGAGGTGCAAAACTACTGCGCTCAAAAGCGAATCTGCCAATAGAAGCAGTAACGGCGTTGCGACAAGGGATTTACCGTGTACAAGAGCGCAACCGCTTGGAAGGGCATAGCAATTGGATCAATAGTGTTACTTTTAGTCCCGATGGTAAAACCTTGGCTTCCGGCAGTCGTGACACCACTATTAAGCTTTGGGATGTCAAGACAGGCAAATTAATCCGCACCATCGAGCATAGCGGTTCGATCGTTAGCCTTAGTTTCAGTCCCGATGGCAAAACCCTGGCTTCTGGCGGTGGTGATAATACCATCAAACTCTGGAATGTTAATACAGGCCAAGAAATCAAAACCCTCACTAAGCAGGGTAAGTATGGCTTTAGCATCAGTTTCAGTCCCGATGGCAAAACTCTGGCTTCTGGTAGTGAGGAAAAGACCATCAAAATTTGGGATGTCAAGACCGGAAAAGAAATTATCACCCTCAATGGGCATAAAGCTGATATCAATAGCGTCAGTTTCAGTCGTGATGGCAAAATCCTAGCTTCTGGAAGCACTGACAAAAGCATCAAACTCTGGGATGTTAAGACGGGGAAAGAAATCAAAACCCTTAATGGGCATAGCGATCGAGTCAGAAGCGTCAGTTTCAGTCCTGATGGTAAAACCTTGGCTTCTGGCAGTGATGACAACACGATCAAAATCTGGAATGTCGCTACGGGCAAAGAAATCAAAACTCTCAGTGGGCATAACGCTTTCATCTATAGCGTCAGTTTCAGCCCTGATGGTAAAACCTTGGCTTCTGGCAGTGATGACAACACTATGAAACTCTGGAATGTCGCTACGGGCGAAGAAACCATCAACTTCAATGAACATAAGGATTCAATCTCTAGCGTCAGTTTCAGTCCCGATGGTAAAACCTTGGCTTCTGGTAGTTTTGACAAAACCATCAAAATTTGGAATGTCTCCATAGGCGAAGAAAAAAGCCTTAAGGGGCATAAGGACTCCATCTTTAGCGTCAGTTTCAGTCCCGATGGCAAAACTTTGGCTTCTGGTGGTTTTGACAACACCATCAAACTCTGGAATGTCGATACGGGCAAAGCAAAAACCCTCAAGGGGCATAAGGATGCGATCCAAAGCCTCAGTTTCAGTCCCGATGGCAAAACCCTGGCTTCTGGCAGTCGTGACAAAACCATCAAACTCTGGAATGTTGCTACGGGCAAAGTAAAAAAGACCCTCAATGGGCATAGCAATACAGTCTATAGCGTCAGTTTCAGTCATGATGGCAAAACCCTAGCTTCTGGAAGCGCTGACAAAACCATCAAACTCTGGGATGTTGCTAAAGGCAAAGAAATCAAAACCCTCAATGGGCATAGCGATGAGGTCAATAGCGTTAGTTTCAGTCATGATGGCAAAACCCTAGCTTCTGGCAGTGATGACAAAACCATCAAACTCTGGGATGTTGCTAAAGGCAAAGAAATCAAAACCCTCAACGGGCATGATTCTTTGGTTTATAGTGTCAGTTTCAGTCCCGATGGCAAAACCTTAGCTTCTGGCAGTGATGACAAAACCATCAAACTATGGAATATCGATACGGGCGAAAAAATCAGAACCCTCAATGGTCATAGCGATTCGGTCAGGAGCGTCAGTTTCAGTCCCGATGGCAAAACCCTGGCTTCTGGCAGTGATGACAAAACCATCCAACTTTGGGATGTCGATACAGGAAAAAAAATCACCATCGACAGGGATAGCGATGGGCATAGTGAAGCAGTCAATAGCGTCAGTTTCAGCGCCGATGGCAAAACTCTGGCTTCTGGCAGTGGTGACACAACAGTTATTTTGTGGAATTTGGATTTCGATGATTTACTGGTGCGAAGTTGCAATTGGATGCGTCCCTATTTGCAGAATAATCCAAATGTGAGTAAGAGCGACAAGCAGCTTTGCGATGGCATTGGCACTAAAAAGTAG
- a CDS encoding Uma2 family endonuclease, whose protein sequence is MATLFSETKSPPGLVISWEALPDDFQLEDEPVDNTGQPLLAGALRESLEISGFIQPQMLIASNFALCATINGQFIAKAPDWVYVASVKEILAERQSYTPNLEGEVPAIVIEFLSDKDGSEYSFKRTYPPGKWFFYEQILQIPIYVIFDPDGGLLEYYQLENERYELKQPDENGRHWIETMGLFLGTWQGTKEGRTGYWLRWWDKDGNLLPWAIEKIEQERQEKERLIAYLRSQGIDPNNLPNL, encoded by the coding sequence ATGGCAACCCTATTCAGCGAAACCAAATCACCTCCAGGATTGGTCATTTCTTGGGAAGCTCTACCCGATGATTTTCAGTTAGAGGATGAACCAGTGGATAATACAGGACAACCACTTTTAGCAGGTGCTTTACGGGAAAGTTTAGAAATCAGTGGTTTTATTCAACCACAAATGTTGATCGCCTCCAACTTTGCTCTGTGTGCCACAATAAACGGGCAATTTATCGCCAAAGCACCAGATTGGGTATATGTAGCATCAGTGAAAGAGATTTTAGCAGAACGCCAAAGCTATACACCTAATTTAGAAGGGGAAGTGCCAGCTATTGTCATAGAATTTTTGTCAGATAAAGATGGGAGCGAATATTCTTTTAAGCGCACCTATCCACCTGGAAAATGGTTTTTCTACGAACAGATATTGCAAATTCCCATTTACGTCATATTCGATCCAGATGGCGGGTTATTAGAATATTATCAACTGGAAAATGAGCGCTATGAATTAAAGCAACCTGATGAAAATGGTCGTCATTGGATTGAAACAATGGGATTATTTTTAGGAACTTGGCAAGGAACAAAAGAAGGAAGAACTGGGTATTGGTTAAGGTGGTGGGATAAAGATGGTAATTTGTTACCTTGGGCGATAGAAAAAATTGAACAGGAACGCCAGGAAAAAGAAAGGCTGATCGCTTATTTGAGATCTCAGGGTATCGATCCCAATAATTTGCCTAATCTTTAA
- a CDS encoding sugar O-acetyltransferase — protein MEKTEKEKMLAGELYLAADSELVADRKLARGLTRVYNTTSESEAERRTQILTELFAKVGPNVEIDPPFHCDYGSNIYIGDKFYMNFGCVILDCNKVEIGENVLCGPYVQIYAAYHPTSPADRLTGKELAAPVKIGNNVWIGGGAIICPGVTIGDYTTIGAGSVVVKDIPANVVAVGNPCRIIRHLS, from the coding sequence GTGGAAAAAACTGAAAAAGAGAAAATGTTGGCAGGCGAGTTATATCTCGCTGCTGACTCCGAATTAGTTGCCGATCGCAAACTAGCACGCGGTCTGACCAGAGTATACAACACTACCAGTGAGTCAGAAGCAGAAAGACGCACCCAAATTTTAACCGAATTATTTGCCAAAGTTGGCCCTAATGTTGAAATTGACCCGCCTTTCCACTGCGACTACGGAAGCAATATTTATATTGGTGACAAATTTTACATGAACTTTGGATGTGTGATTCTCGATTGTAACAAGGTTGAAATTGGTGAAAACGTCCTGTGTGGGCCTTACGTTCAGATTTACGCAGCATATCACCCCACATCCCCCGCAGATCGTCTGACGGGTAAAGAATTAGCCGCACCTGTGAAGATTGGTAACAACGTCTGGATTGGAGGTGGTGCTATCATTTGTCCAGGGGTAACGATCGGTGACTACACCACCATCGGCGCTGGCAGTGTGGTTGTAAAAGATATACCTGCAAATGTTGTTGCTGTTGGCAATCCCTGCCGAATTATTCGACATTTATCTTAA
- a CDS encoding type II toxin-antitoxin system PemK/MazF family toxin, translating into MKRGEIYYANLSPAIGSEMDKRRPVLIVSNDANNRAATTLTILPLTSNVSRVYPFEVLLNPEDSGLPKPSKVQAQQVRTISKQRIQGDVVEALSEEIMQLVDAAIKLHLGLN; encoded by the coding sequence ATGAAACGTGGTGAAATCTACTATGCAAATCTCAGTCCTGCAATTGGTTCTGAAATGGATAAACGCCGTCCTGTGTTGATAGTGAGTAATGATGCTAATAACCGCGCCGCCACCACATTAACGATTTTGCCACTTACATCTAATGTTAGTCGTGTTTACCCTTTTGAGGTTTTACTTAATCCAGAGGATAGCGGTTTACCTAAACCTTCTAAGGTGCAGGCGCAGCAAGTAAGGACAATTTCTAAGCAGCGAATTCAGGGCGATGTAGTGGAAGCTTTGAGTGAAGAAATAATGCAATTAGTGGATGCTGCAATTAAGTTGCATTTGGGGTTGAATTAA